From one Rosa rugosa chromosome 4, drRosRugo1.1, whole genome shotgun sequence genomic stretch:
- the LOC133744505 gene encoding uncharacterized mitochondrial protein AtMg00310-like, which translates to MEECYVLKDIFELYEKASGQLINYQKSSVSFSKNVRRDKQEALAAVLEVLRVDKHDKYLGLPTELSYSKIEAFSFFTERVRKRTQGWREKTLSDAGKEVMLKAVVQSIPTYVMSCFELPKHLCSEMHQLMARFWWGDKVDEKKIHWLAWERLCVPKSEGGLGFRNMVHFNQALLAKQGWRILQSPESLIARLYKARYFPRCGFLEAEVTKGASYAWQSSAT; encoded by the coding sequence ATGGAAGAATGCTATGTACTGAAGGACATTTTTGAGCTATATGAAAAAGCCTCTGGCCAACTTATCAATTATCAGAAGAGTAGTGTATCTTTTAGCAAGAATGTGCGAAGGGACAAGCAAGAGGCTCTTGCTGCAGTTTTGGAGGTGCTTCGTGTTGATAAGCATGATAAATATTTGGGTTTACCCACTGAGTTAAGTTATTCCAAGATTGAGGCATTTAGCTTCTTTACTGAACGGGTCAGGAAGAGAACTCAAGGTTGGAGGGAAAAAACTTTGAGTGATGCTGGTAAAGAAGTTATGTTGAAGGCGGTGGTCCAATCCATTCCGACCTATGTAATGAGCTGTTTTGAACTCCCTAAACACCTTTGTTCTGAGATGCACCAACTGatggcgagattttggtggggaGACAAGGTTGATGAGAAAAAAATCCATTGGCTAGCTTGGGAGAGATTGTGCGTTCCCAAATCGGAGGGTGGTCTTGGGTTTCGAAACATGGTTCATTTCAATCAAGCATTGCTAGCTAAGCAAGGTTGGAGGATCCTACAATCGCCGGAGTCTTTGATAGCTAGGTTGTATAAAGCCCGTTATTTCCCGCGGTGTGGCTTTCTTGAGGCTGAAGTTACTAAGGGGGCTTCTTATGCATGGCAAAGCTCTGCTACGTAA